In Cataglyphis hispanica isolate Lineage 1 chromosome 8, ULB_Chis1_1.0, whole genome shotgun sequence, the DNA window TCCGTGTCCATCTCTAATGGAAAATCAATCATGAACATGAAGGCGCAGGTTGTATAGTATGTATAGTTGTATATACTTATACAAATGTTTTATCATTAGGATTTATTAGGACTTTGTTTCTTTTGATATCTCATCCGAAAGTATCCTTTACGTGGCTCGCGACTCGTCGGTAATGTTACATTTCCACTGACATAAGGTGCGCCTGGATATAACTGTAACAGCATCGGAGGAACGCGAATGCAACCAGCTAAGCAGTTAACATGTTGCATGATCGATATCGGCAATGGCGTGTTTATGTACACTTGCTGTTGTTTCATATCAACACCTCGAACTATTCCTATAATTATAcgcaaattatgtaaaatatctgttaagaaaaatttggACAAATAGGTACTTACCGAAGCCGTAACATGTGCATAAGGGCGATCTTTGCGTCAATACCCGAAGAGTGGAGATATTCGCCGACTTCTGCGAAGATTCCTCCGTTAAATCTGTACCACACAGCGCCACAATATTACCATTTACAACGCTCAAAGCTCGTGACGCCGGTACACCGAACAATCGCTGGGGAATAATGCACAAGGAAGAGAAAGGCGCTCTGTAAATACATACCAGGACAGATTTATGTTTCTGTTTAACACTCGCatgttattttgtaatataattaatataaatactgaCGTATATGGCACTACTTGATTGATGCTGTGCGACAGTCTTATGTGGTAGTGACTAAAATagcaaacattaaaattaaaaattaatgattattaaaaacaaaccatcatgaaaagataaaatagaatttacgGAGAATCATCATTGTCGCGTACGATATCGCTGAGATAAGACATCATCACAAGCTCGCGTTGCTGATACGGTTCCATATTCCACTGGTTTGGTCCTTGATCCATCGTTTGCATTACGCTGCCTTCGGCTTGAGATTGAATTACATGCAAATCATACTCGCACGGCCTATCCCAATCAATAAATGCTTCATAGCAAAACGTCCACGGGAATTCCTATGTGAAGGtccttttttaagaatttgaagaacaaaaatatatctattatttctaaaaaaaaaaattgttacctGTTTATTTACGATTTCCGCACTGAGgacattattgtaattattcttttttttcgaggACATAATCTGCATGATAATCGATGGCCTGATGagttttatcgtaaaaatcgCGATATCCCAACCTAGATTTTGTGTGAAACCCATCGTGTTTACCACGACAGGTAAACGAGATAGTTCAGGATGCTCCTTTAGTCTCTCGATCAGCATCTTAACACCTTCCAGGTAGCGCGTGACACAATGGGAGACATTCACGTCGTCGATGAACAGCTGGTAAACCGGTGTTTTCAAATGTGTGAAATTTGGTCCCATTAGCGGCTCCTCGATCAAACTGTACGAGATACAGCTGGGCGGCGTGCACTCCGCCTGACCAGGATCTACGTCCAGTAGGATCACCCTTTCACACGTATGCAAcagattattaatcaaatatcgcACGCTGGTGGACTTGCCGACGTTTTTCCCGCCAGCGATCAGCGTACAGGACCATTCATTCGCGCGCCAGCGACTCAACATTTTCTGAGCGATATTAGTAATACACGGATCAGTAATCAATCGTTTACAATTGGAATCGTTGTATTGCTCGAAATGTAGATTGGCTTGCAATATTATCTCAGCTCGCTTGGGGTCTGTCCAAGGATAATAGCAGGAATTATTTACATccggaaataatttgaaatacggGAAGTAAGTTTTCAAAAACATAGTCAGGTTGTTTTCGAAATTCTGCAACACGAGGACAGTGTCTCCTGGTCGAACATTATTGATATCGGTTTGCAGTTTGCTCTCCGAATCTCGGGTGATACCTTCCGCGGCGAGTGCTGTCCAGATATCATCGATATTGTTATCTTCGGAATGTACCTTGCTCGTTTCTATAACAATATTACTATATCCTCGCGGAGAATACACTTCCGTGGTGTTGGAtgacttatttaatatatgtccATAAATTTGCACAGCACCATATAACACTTTTACCAACAGTTTACCGATGAAACATAATTTGCTCTCGCTTTTCATTATAACAATAACTATGTTtcttatgcaataaaattctgCCTTTTTGTTCTGTGTGGGCTTATGTATGTGATTTTTACGAGGGTTTTTCTGTAACTTTTCTGTATCAcaatttacagattttttatttttgatgagTTTTTTAcgtgtagaattttttttaggaCTGGTCATATTATTCatagtaatattttctaatttattctcatttttatctttgttttcaCTTGTACTTGGTGAGACAGATGATGTTTGCATTTGCGTATGAATGTTATGCTTAAGACTTATAGATTTAGCAACTATAATGCTTGCTTCATTGGACGGTGTATCAATTTCAAAGATGTCattgtaaaatgttttcttgTCATTTGTTTTTTGTTCTTGTTCAAATATCTCTGGCAGATTTAATGACACAACATCATCTGAT includes these proteins:
- the LOC126851275 gene encoding polynucleotide 5'-hydroxyl-kinase NOL9; its protein translation is MRVKHNKRIKEKRTKLKKIKTQLTTGKVIKHSLSKSKSMCAYKDNAINSVDNMDIDNAQNIPSGSMVDTIKWNSSEEQIDKKIENDWKLDKSEEETEEDIDDWTQIVPKEKRNIESPFVIEMRSDDVVSLNLPEIFEQEQKTNDKKTFYNDIFEIDTPSNEASIIVAKSISLKHNIHTQMQTSSVSPSTSENKDKNENKLENITMNNMTSPKKNSTRKKLIKNKKSVNCDTEKLQKNPRKNHIHKPTQNKKAEFYCIRNIVIVIMKSESKLCFIGKLLVKVLYGAVQIYGHILNKSSNTTEVYSPRGYSNIVIETSKVHSEDNNIDDIWTALAAEGITRDSESKLQTDINNVRPGDTVLVLQNFENNLTMFLKTYFPYFKLFPDVNNSCYYPWTDPKRAEIILQANLHFEQYNDSNCKRLITDPCITNIAQKMLSRWRANEWSCTLIAGGKNVGKSTSVRYLINNLLHTCERVILLDVDPGQAECTPPSCISYSLIEEPLMGPNFTHLKTPVYQLFIDDVNVSHCVTRYLEGVKMLIERLKEHPELSRLPVVVNTMGFTQNLGWDIAIFTIKLIRPSIIMQIMSSKKKNNYNNVLSAEIVNKQEFPWTFCYEAFIDWDRPCEYDLHVIQSQAEGSVMQTMDQGPNQWNMEPYQQRELVMMSYLSDIVRDNDDSPHYHIRLSHSINQVVPYTAPFSSLCIIPQRLFGVPASRALSVVNGNIVALCGTDLTEESSQKSANISTLRVLTQRSPLCTCYGFGIVRGVDMKQQQVYINTPLPISIMQHVNCLAGCIRVPPMLLQLYPGAPYVSGNVTLPTSREPRKGYFRMRYQKKQSPNKS